The sequence AAGTTCCAGGGAGGCATCGGAAACACTGCTGGTTTCTTTGAAAGCCTAGGCCTGCCAGGTTTCTCGGCGTACATTGTAGCTTTAATAGAATTAGTCGGCGGCATCGCGATGATACTTGGATTAGGAACAAGAATTGTTTCGATTTTATTTGCCGCAGTTTTAGCAGTAGCAGTTATAAAGGTTAAGCTTGCTGGAGGGTTCCTTGGAAATGGCCAGATGGCTGGATATGAACTTGACCTGGCATTGATGGCAATTTCAATTTATTTGGCAATATCAAATAAATCACTGTTCGCTATTGATAATGTAATTTTCCCGTCAAAAAATGCCTAAAGGGAGGAATAGTAATTGAATTTTCATCAACCACCGGTATCTTTTGTAGGCCAGGTAAATTTAAAAGTGCAGGATCTAGAGAGATCAGTTGCTTTTTATCAAGAGGTAATCGGGTTTCAAATCTTAGAAAAA comes from Mesobacillus jeotgali and encodes:
- a CDS encoding DoxX family protein → MLKTNEAGATILRIVLGATFLIHGASKFQGGIGNTAGFFESLGLPGFSAYIVALIELVGGIAMILGLGTRIVSILFAAVLAVAVIKVKLAGGFLGNGQMAGYELDLALMAISIYLAISNKSLFAIDNVIFPSKNA